A section of the Arcobacter sp. F155 genome encodes:
- a CDS encoding sodium:alanine symporter family protein — protein sequence MEFLDNIISTASDFVWGVPMLVLLVGTGLFLTIRLKGMQFWALGHAIKLIFTKEKNADGDISHFQALMTALAATVGIGNIVGVATAITFGGPGAVFWMWVTGLVGMATKYSEAILAVKYREKGENGYKGGPMYYLSKGLNMPKLAFLFALFTILASFGIGNMTQSNAISNALFAQFETPSWVTGIVLLTITSFVVIGGIKSIGKTTSILIPFMIVIYLGTSLAIIVTNFDKVGDAFGMIFYYAFNPIAAGGGFAGAAVAAAIRYGIARGVFSNESGLGSAPIAAAAAKTNDPAKQALVSMTQTFIDTLVVCTMTALIILMAPIWQTGGSAGELTLRSFEYFLGDFGAIVIVLATVLFGYSTILGWSYYGERAFEYIFGDKSIKLYRIVFVSFIVVGAMIELKLVWNFSDLANGLMAIPNLIALLLLSKIVSEETNRYFKERA from the coding sequence ATGGAATTTTTAGACAATATTATATCAACTGCCTCAGATTTTGTATGGGGTGTACCTATGCTAGTTTTATTAGTTGGTACAGGTTTATTTTTAACAATCAGATTAAAAGGTATGCAGTTTTGGGCTTTAGGTCATGCAATAAAACTTATTTTTACTAAAGAGAAAAATGCAGATGGTGATATTTCACACTTTCAAGCTTTAATGACAGCTTTAGCTGCAACTGTAGGAATTGGAAATATAGTTGGGGTTGCTACTGCAATTACTTTTGGTGGTCCAGGTGCAGTTTTTTGGATGTGGGTTACTGGACTTGTAGGTATGGCAACAAAATACTCAGAAGCAATCTTAGCTGTAAAATATAGAGAAAAAGGTGAGAATGGATACAAAGGTGGTCCAATGTACTACCTATCAAAGGGATTAAATATGCCAAAACTGGCTTTCCTTTTTGCTCTTTTTACAATCCTTGCCTCATTTGGTATTGGAAATATGACTCAATCAAATGCAATCTCAAATGCACTTTTTGCACAGTTTGAAACACCATCTTGGGTTACGGGAATTGTTCTTTTAACTATTACTTCTTTTGTTGTAATTGGAGGAATTAAATCTATTGGTAAAACAACATCAATATTAATTCCTTTTATGATTGTAATTTATTTAGGAACTTCTTTGGCAATTATCGTTACAAACTTTGATAAAGTTGGCGATGCTTTTGGAATGATTTTCTATTATGCATTTAATCCAATTGCAGCTGGTGGTGGTTTTGCAGGAGCAGCAGTTGCAGCAGCTATTAGATATGGTATAGCAAGAGGTGTTTTCTCAAACGAATCAGGACTTGGTTCTGCTCCAATTGCAGCAGCAGCAGCAAAAACAAATGACCCAGCAAAACAAGCACTTGTATCAATGACTCAAACATTTATTGATACTTTAGTTGTTTGTACTATGACAGCACTTATTATTCTTATGGCTCCTATATGGCAAACAGGTGGAAGCGCAGGAGAACTTACATTAAGGAGTTTTGAATATTTCTTAGGTGATTTTGGAGCAATTGTTATTGTTCTTGCAACTGTTTTATTTGGTTATTCAACAATTCTTGGATGGTCTTATTATGGAGAAAGAGCATTTGAATATATCTTTGGGGATAAATCAATCAAGCTTTACAGAATAGTTTTTGTAAGTTTTATTGTTGTTGGAGCAATGATAGAGCTAAAACTTGTATGGAATTTCTCAGACTTAGCAAATGGTCTTATGGCTATTCCAAACTTAATTGCCCTACTTCTATTATCTAAAATTGTTTCAGAAGAGACAAACAGATACTTTAAAGAAAGAGCATAA
- the trxA gene encoding thioredoxin produces MGKYIDLTPENFESTVNSGVSLVDFWAPWCGPCRMIAPVIEELAEEFEGKANICKVNTDEQQDLAVKYGIRSIPTIIFMKDGEVVDQMVGATSKQALAEKINSLA; encoded by the coding sequence ATGGGTAAGTATATAGATTTAACTCCAGAGAATTTTGAGTCAACTGTTAACTCAGGTGTTTCATTAGTAGATTTTTGGGCTCCATGGTGTGGACCTTGTAGAATGATTGCTCCTGTAATCGAAGAATTAGCTGAAGAGTTTGAAGGTAAAGCAAATATTTGTAAAGTAAATACTGACGAACAACAAGATTTAGCTGTAAAATATGGAATTAGATCTATTCCAACAATTATTTTCATGAAAGATGGAGAAGTTGTTGATCAAATGGTTGGTGCTACTTCTAAGCAAGCATTAGCAGAAAAAATCAATTCTTTAGCATAA
- the alaS gene encoding alanine--tRNA ligase, with protein sequence MDIRKEYLEFFKSKGHEVISSMPLVPDDPTLMFTNAGMVQFKDIFTGAVPKPSNPTATSCQLCVRAGGKHNDLENVGYTARHHTLFEMLGNFSFGDYFKEDAIAYAWEFVTKNLAMPVDKLWVTIHDSDDEAFEIWQKHIDASRIKRFGDKDNFWSMGDTGPCGPCSEIFYDQGSEHFNTEEDYLGGEGDRFLEIWNLVFMQYEQTKNADGTITRSELPKPSIDTGMGLERVIAIKEGVYNNFDSSNFQPIIKKLESLAEKKIDESTIGSYRVIADHLRANSFMLSQGILFGNEGRPYVNRRIMRRAVRHGYLLGFRKPFMSKLYDTLCDILGSHYTELVEQKDYVKEQLTLEEERFFKTIESGMTLFNEELANTKEKFSGDIAFKLYDEKGFPLDLTQDMLRDKNLDVDVEKFDELMAAQKAKAKASWKGSGDAATDGDFKSLIEKYGENEFVGYTSITTKSKILAILDENFKEVNSLEKGSIGWVMLDKTPFYATSGGQTGDIGALEDEEHVAIIEATEKFHGINLSKVKVEHSNISAGEEVNAIVANRGEVAKHHSATHLLQSALKMVLGDTVSQAGSLNDASRLRFDFTYPKAMTTEQIDEVEDLVNSMIARGLKGEVEELPIEEAKKKGAIAMFGEKYGDTVRVVSFGDVSVEFCGGTHVRNALDIGSFYITKESGVSAGVRRIEAVCGLAAINYTKAIINEMTQVKAEVKNNDAIAGIKKLKDQVKDLKKELEDAQNSIQTPISEETIGDTKVVVDIVENGDIKKLVDDYKNGNEKVAILLIQPKGEKVMLVAGSKNTNVKAGDWIKAVAPIVGGGGGGRPDFAQAGGKDVSKVNEAKEAAINFVKENL encoded by the coding sequence ATGGATATTAGAAAAGAGTATTTAGAGTTTTTTAAAAGCAAAGGACATGAAGTAATTTCTTCAATGCCTTTAGTACCTGATGATCCCACATTAATGTTTACCAATGCAGGAATGGTACAGTTTAAAGACATTTTTACAGGAGCAGTTCCAAAGCCAAGTAACCCAACAGCAACGTCTTGTCAGCTTTGTGTAAGGGCTGGGGGAAAACATAATGACTTAGAAAATGTTGGATATACAGCAAGACACCATACGCTATTTGAGATGTTAGGGAACTTCTCATTTGGTGATTACTTCAAAGAAGATGCTATTGCTTATGCATGGGAATTTGTAACAAAAAACCTTGCAATGCCAGTTGATAAGCTATGGGTAACTATTCACGATAGTGATGATGAAGCTTTTGAAATATGGCAAAAACATATTGATGCATCAAGAATCAAAAGATTTGGTGACAAAGATAACTTCTGGTCAATGGGAGATACAGGACCTTGTGGACCATGTTCTGAAATCTTCTATGATCAAGGGTCTGAGCACTTCAATACAGAAGAAGATTATTTAGGTGGAGAAGGTGATAGATTCCTAGAAATCTGGAACTTAGTATTTATGCAATATGAGCAAACTAAAAATGCAGATGGAACTATTACAAGAAGTGAACTTCCTAAACCATCTATTGATACAGGAATGGGACTTGAAAGAGTTATCGCTATTAAAGAAGGTGTTTATAACAACTTTGACTCTTCAAACTTCCAACCAATTATCAAAAAACTAGAAAGCTTAGCAGAGAAGAAAATTGATGAATCAACAATTGGTTCATATAGAGTTATTGCTGACCATTTAAGAGCAAACTCATTTATGCTTTCACAAGGAATTCTTTTTGGAAATGAAGGAAGACCTTATGTAAATAGAAGAATTATGAGAAGAGCTGTAAGACATGGTTATTTACTAGGATTTAGAAAACCATTTATGTCAAAACTATATGACACTTTATGTGATATTTTAGGTTCTCATTACACAGAACTAGTTGAGCAAAAAGATTATGTAAAAGAGCAATTAACTTTAGAAGAAGAGAGATTCTTTAAAACTATTGAATCTGGTATGACTCTGTTTAATGAAGAGTTAGCAAATACTAAAGAGAAGTTTTCTGGTGATATTGCATTTAAACTATATGATGAAAAAGGTTTCCCTTTAGATTTAACACAAGACATGTTAAGAGATAAAAACCTTGATGTTGATGTTGAAAAATTTGATGAACTAATGGCAGCTCAAAAAGCTAAAGCAAAAGCTTCTTGGAAAGGAAGTGGAGACGCTGCAACTGATGGAGACTTTAAATCACTTATTGAAAAATATGGTGAAAATGAGTTTGTAGGATATACAAGTATTACTACAAAAAGCAAAATCTTAGCAATCTTAGATGAAAACTTTAAAGAAGTTAACTCTTTAGAAAAAGGTTCAATTGGTTGGGTTATGCTTGACAAAACTCCATTCTATGCAACATCTGGTGGTCAAACTGGTGATATTGGAGCATTAGAAGATGAAGAGCATGTTGCTATTATTGAAGCAACTGAAAAATTCCATGGAATTAATCTTTCTAAAGTAAAAGTTGAACACTCTAATATTTCAGCAGGTGAAGAAGTTAATGCTATTGTTGCAAATAGAGGTGAAGTTGCGAAACATCACTCAGCAACACACCTTTTACAAAGTGCTCTAAAAATGGTATTAGGTGATACTGTATCACAAGCTGGTTCTTTAAATGATGCTTCAAGATTAAGATTTGACTTTACATATCCAAAAGCTATGACAACTGAACAAATTGATGAAGTTGAAGATTTAGTTAACTCTATGATAGCTAGAGGACTAAAAGGTGAAGTTGAAGAGTTACCTATAGAAGAAGCTAAGAAAAAAGGTGCTATTGCTATGTTTGGTGAAAAATATGGTGATACTGTAAGAGTAGTTAGCTTTGGAGATGTTTCAGTTGAGTTCTGTGGAGGAACACACGTAAGAAATGCTTTAGATATTGGATCTTTCTATATTACTAAAGAGTCTGGTGTTAGTGCAGGTGTTAGAAGAATTGAAGCTGTTTGTGGATTAGCAGCAATTAACTATACTAAAGCAATTATCAATGAAATGACTCAAGTTAAAGCTGAAGTTAAAAACAACGATGCAATTGCTGGAATTAAAAAGTTAAAAGACCAAGTTAAAGATCTTAAAAAAGAGCTTGAAGATGCACAAAACTCAATTCAAACTCCTATTTCTGAAGAGACAATTGGTGATACTAAAGTTGTAGTTGATATTGTTGAAAATGGTGATATCAAAAAACTAGTTGATGATTATAAAAATGGAAATGAAAAAGTAGCTATCTTACTTATTCAACCAAAGGGTGAAAAAGTAATGCTAGTTGCAGGAAGCAAAAACACTAATGTAAAAGCAGGTGACTGGATTAAAGCAGTTGCACCAATTGTAGGTGGTGGAGGTGGTGGAAGACCAGACTTCGCACAAGCAGGTGGAAAAGATGTTTCTAAAGTAAATGAAGCAAAAGAAGCTGCAATAAATTTTGTAAAGGAAAACTTATAA
- a CDS encoding C40 family peptidase, with translation MKTIKLLLTSIVFIFLFTGCFSNSSVTLNPKPNPNLEFRDYEANQKLYNQLLTHYKQWKGVRYKYGGTTKRGVDCSAFVQNAYRNAFKIRIPRTTKLQSQVGQEIGMADLQIGDLIFFKTGYKTRHVGIYLGGGDFMHASTKKGVTISSLDNPYYIKQLWKIQRIFN, from the coding sequence ATGAAAACAATAAAGCTATTACTTACTTCAATAGTTTTTATTTTTTTATTTACAGGCTGTTTTTCAAACAGCTCTGTAACACTAAACCCAAAACCAAATCCAAATTTAGAATTTAGAGATTATGAAGCCAATCAAAAACTTTATAATCAACTACTTACACACTATAAACAATGGAAAGGTGTAAGATATAAATACGGAGGAACAACAAAAAGAGGAGTTGATTGCTCTGCTTTTGTTCAAAATGCCTATAGAAATGCTTTTAAAATAAGAATTCCACGTACTACAAAACTTCAATCTCAAGTTGGACAAGAAATTGGAATGGCTGATTTACAAATTGGTGATTTAATCTTCTTTAAAACAGGCTATAAAACAAGACATGTGGGAATATACCTTGGAGGAGGAGACTTTATGCACGCTTCTACTAAAAAAGGTGTCACAATCTCTAGTTTGGATAATCCTTACTATATAAAACAGCTTTGGAAAATCCAAAGAATCTTTAACTAA
- a CDS encoding AEC family transporter, whose translation MNIFFIILGKIAPLYLNIGIGYILARYFRIKREQIAFLLVYILGPIVIFFAVLSIEINMQLVFLPLFIFIFGSVIAFYILKKYKNEWNDASVNTLAFTCGTGNTGYFGIPLAMILLEPSVANIFIFGTLASLLYENTTGFYVTAKGSFTARQSIIKVLKLPLLYAFIAGLSFNLVGFRTPEVIVPYFENLKWAYGILGMMMLGMGMKGFNLHEDFDKKYIRISYFFKFIFWPAVVLAIIFVDKTFINFLNEEIYKVMFLFSIVPLAGNTVTLAVLLKAKPEKASFTVLLSTIVSVIYIPVMLAIYGGF comes from the coding sequence ATGAATATATTTTTTATAATCTTAGGAAAAATCGCACCTTTATATTTAAATATTGGAATAGGGTATATATTAGCTAGATATTTTAGAATAAAAAGAGAACAAATTGCCTTTTTATTGGTATATATTTTAGGACCAATTGTTATATTTTTTGCTGTTTTATCTATTGAAATTAATATGCAGTTAGTATTTCTACCCTTATTTATTTTTATCTTTGGAAGTGTTATTGCTTTTTATATTTTGAAAAAGTATAAAAATGAATGGAATGATGCAAGTGTAAATACACTAGCTTTTACTTGTGGTACAGGAAACACTGGGTATTTTGGGATTCCTTTAGCTATGATTTTATTAGAACCAAGTGTTGCAAATATCTTTATTTTTGGTACTTTAGCTTCACTTTTATATGAAAATACAACTGGTTTTTATGTTACTGCAAAGGGAAGTTTCACTGCACGTCAATCTATTATAAAAGTTTTAAAACTACCACTTCTTTATGCTTTCATAGCTGGTCTTTCATTTAACCTTGTTGGTTTTAGAACACCAGAAGTTATTGTTCCATATTTTGAAAACCTAAAATGGGCATACGGAATCTTAGGAATGATGATGCTTGGTATGGGAATGAAAGGCTTTAATCTACATGAAGATTTTGATAAAAAGTATATTAGAATTTCTTACTTCTTTAAATTTATTTTCTGGCCAGCAGTTGTATTAGCAATAATTTTTGTAGATAAAACATTTATTAACTTTTTAAATGAAGAGATTTATAAAGTAATGTTTTTATTCTCAATTGTACCACTTGCAGGGAATACTGTTACACTAGCTGTCTTATTAAAAGCAAAACCAGAGAAAGCATCATTTACGGTACTTTTATCAACAATAGTTTCTGTTATTTATATTCCAGTTATGTTAGCTATTTATGGAGGATTTTAA
- a CDS encoding tellurium resistance protein TerC, which translates to MITKSSGYLIFLSFLLTIIAYFFDEKLVFIAGFIAWLALISLFKSVNGKSLLYKLLALSVIAFAYSFYNSFDIDFIKAISVNQYLLTLLIGVGFLRLIATPKVKAIKSLPKGEKSFFKTYLGVHLFGSVINLSSLIIVADKLYKKAKLTKLQIITLTRAFSSDAYWSPFFVAFAAAITYAPNLSSSVILSLGLVLAFLTFLVTFFEVKNEPLLDEFRGYPMEFETLYLPFSLAFLVLVTHHFFPELKVILLISIFSLLLAIFILPLKFGLKNSSEKLKAHISCELPKMKNEIALFLIAGMFGVSISSVLLGMNLSLPFEQLNGFYASLILLIFILLSFVGIHPIISIAVLGNWVDQLNHTLLAVSFLMSWAIAVSTSPFSGLNLTMQARYELEAKEIFRTNLPYAIKMYFICVIMLFLLSNYLGLE; encoded by the coding sequence GTGATAACAAAAAGCTCTGGATACTTAATATTTCTCTCTTTTCTTCTTACAATAATTGCATATTTTTTTGATGAGAAGTTAGTATTTATAGCAGGTTTTATAGCTTGGCTAGCATTAATTAGTTTGTTTAAAAGTGTAAATGGAAAATCACTTTTATATAAACTACTTGCGCTAAGTGTAATTGCCTTTGCTTACTCTTTTTATAATAGTTTTGATATAGATTTTATAAAAGCTATTAGTGTAAATCAATACCTTTTAACACTTTTAATAGGTGTTGGTTTTTTAAGGCTTATTGCTACTCCTAAAGTAAAGGCTATAAAGTCTTTACCAAAGGGGGAAAAAAGCTTTTTTAAAACCTATTTAGGGGTTCATCTTTTTGGTTCGGTTATAAACCTTTCTTCTTTGATTATTGTTGCAGATAAGCTATATAAAAAAGCAAAATTAACAAAGCTTCAAATAATAACTCTTACAAGAGCTTTTTCTTCTGATGCTTATTGGTCTCCATTTTTTGTTGCCTTTGCTGCAGCTATTACTTATGCTCCCAATCTTTCTTCATCTGTTATTTTAAGTTTGGGACTGGTCTTAGCTTTTTTAACTTTCTTAGTAACTTTTTTTGAAGTTAAAAATGAACCATTACTTGATGAGTTTAGAGGTTACCCAATGGAGTTTGAAACTCTGTATTTACCTTTTTCTTTAGCATTTTTAGTATTAGTAACTCATCATTTTTTCCCTGAGTTAAAAGTTATTTTGCTGATATCTATTTTTTCACTGCTTCTTGCAATCTTTATTTTACCTCTAAAGTTTGGACTTAAAAACAGTAGTGAAAAGCTAAAAGCTCATATAAGTTGTGAGCTTCCTAAAATGAAAAATGAGATAGCTTTGTTTTTAATAGCAGGAATGTTTGGAGTTAGTATTAGTTCTGTTTTATTAGGTATGAATTTATCTTTGCCCTTTGAGCAATTAAATGGCTTTTATGCATCTCTTATTTTACTTATATTTATTCTTTTATCTTTTGTTGGAATTCATCCTATTATTTCAATAGCTGTTTTAGGAAACTGGGTTGACCAACTAAACCATACTTTATTAGCTGTGTCTTTTTTGATGTCATGGGCAATTGCTGTATCAACATCACCTTTTAGTGGATTAAATCTTACAATGCAAGCAAGGTATGAATTAGAGGCAAAAGAGATTTTTAGAACAAATTTACCTTATGCTATTAAGATGTATTTCATTTGTGTTATAATGCTTTTCCTTTTATCAAACTACTTAGGACTTGAATGA